A region from the Brachyspira hampsonii genome encodes:
- a CDS encoding DUF3298 domain-containing protein, with protein sequence MKIFKLFYILLFVFYSNILFSQQPEISLVKFYICDGNIGNSQISMYLNIMDGTNVFGKYYYKNINQFIDIKGHINQNKLYIEEKVNNRVTGYFNGIVSNDLFFSGEWTSQDGENKYDFSFYMNKSYPINTLDIINLDLEAALDDGRKFESSKDAVIIKNEKNLNNLDRISLDVDGVKSLNTNRIAFILNNSIIDEYNVWKKSKENNEDFQLIKEINVSYLDENIISFTIYNYSYTGGIHGIYNAVPAIYLISTGERIGLNLSELIENKNDRELINLMRSKLLRNFTEKDFFDFYSIELSDIYDITPSGVTFIWPLYKIADYAHGIIEIEFTYLELKPFIKKDSKFWYLFNK encoded by the coding sequence TTGAAGATATTTAAATTGTTTTATATATTATTATTTGTTTTCTATTCAAATATTTTATTTTCTCAGCAGCCGGAAATTTCGCTTGTGAAGTTTTATATATGTGATGGCAATATTGGAAATTCTCAAATATCTATGTATTTAAATATAATGGATGGAACTAATGTATTTGGAAAATATTATTACAAAAATATAAATCAATTTATAGATATAAAAGGACATATTAATCAAAATAAATTATATATTGAAGAAAAGGTTAATAATCGTGTAACAGGATATTTTAATGGAATAGTTTCTAATGATTTATTTTTTTCAGGGGAATGGACATCTCAAGACGGAGAAAATAAATATGATTTTTCATTTTATATGAATAAATCTTATCCTATAAACACTCTTGATATTATCAATTTAGATTTGGAAGCTGCTTTAGATGACGGCAGAAAATTTGAATCGAGTAAAGATGCTGTAATAATAAAAAATGAAAAAAATCTTAATAATTTAGATAGAATTTCTTTAGATGTTGATGGAGTAAAATCTTTAAATACAAATAGAATAGCATTTATACTTAATAATTCTATTATTGATGAATATAATGTGTGGAAAAAATCCAAAGAAAATAATGAGGATTTTCAATTAATAAAAGAAATAAATGTTTCTTATTTAGATGAGAATATAATATCATTTACTATATATAATTATTCTTATACAGGCGGAATTCATGGTATATATAATGCTGTGCCTGCTATATATTTAATTTCAACAGGTGAAAGAATAGGTTTGAATCTATCAGAGCTAATAGAAAATAAAAATGATAGAGAATTAATTAATTTGATGAGAAGTAAATTACTTAGGAATTTTACTGAAAAAGATTTTTTTGATTTTTATTCTATTGAACTTAGTGATATTTATGATATAACTCCATCTGGTGTAACATTTATATGGCCTTTATATAAGATTGCTGATTATGCTCATGGTATTATAGAAATTGAGTTTACATATTTAGAGCTTAAGCCTTTTATAAAAAAAGATTCTAAATTTTGGTATTTGTTTAATAAATAG
- a CDS encoding endonuclease III domain-containing protein: protein MNDNDIHPIMKELTKVTKEMPMPVVTEIKIITNRDAYKILISTMLSLRTKDPTTRDASMRLFEKAGNPKDMLKLTEEEIEKLIYPVGFYKVKAKNILEVSKMIIDDFNGQVPDEIDELLKLKGVGRKVANLVVTEAFDKDGICVDTHVHRISNRFGYVNTKTPEETEFALRDKLPKEYWRVYNDTLVVYGQNLCKPISPLCSKCTVSQYCDYFKNEYKEHKEKNKEKKSNKKK from the coding sequence ATGAATGATAATGATATTCACCCAATAATGAAAGAGCTTACAAAAGTTACTAAAGAAATGCCTATGCCTGTTGTAACTGAAATAAAAATAATAACAAACAGAGATGCATATAAAATTTTAATATCTACAATGCTTTCACTTAGAACAAAAGATCCTACAACTAGAGATGCTTCTATGAGATTATTTGAAAAAGCTGGAAATCCTAAAGATATGCTTAAACTTACAGAAGAAGAAATAGAAAAACTTATATATCCTGTTGGTTTTTATAAAGTAAAGGCTAAAAATATATTGGAAGTATCTAAAATGATAATAGATGATTTTAACGGACAAGTGCCTGATGAAATAGATGAGCTTTTAAAACTTAAAGGTGTGGGAAGAAAAGTTGCCAATTTGGTAGTAACTGAAGCATTTGATAAAGACGGTATATGTGTTGATACTCATGTTCATAGAATATCAAATAGATTCGGATATGTTAATACAAAAACTCCTGAAGAAACAGAGTTTGCATTAAGAGATAAACTTCCTAAAGAGTATTGGAGGGTTTATAATGATACTTTGGTTGTTTACGGACAGAATTTATGCAAGCCTATTTCTCCATTATGTTCAAAATGCACAGTATCTCAGTATTGCGATTATTTTAAAAATGAATATAAAGAGCATAAAGAAAAAAATAAAGAAAAAAAATCTAATAAGAAAAAATAA
- a CDS encoding DMT family transporter, whose amino-acid sequence MFINQNIKAYLCTFFSILMWGITFISTKILLRDFSPIEILFSRFLLGFALLLIIYRKNNKIHTKKEEILFALTGLSGITLYYLFENIALNYSLASNVGILVAIGPLFTGIFASVFLKEKLKINFFIGFIFAIIGIFVIAFNGKFILKINPIGDMFAVLAAVMWGIYSVLVKKIADLGYNSVLITKKTFMYGIIFMLPAMLFMGFDVNINDYLKPINLINFLFLSFIACTLCFITWAYSIKILGAVRTNTYIYFIPIITLIASKIILDENITVFAVVGIVFILLGVIISQANISFKKMNKINTKKIINNQ is encoded by the coding sequence ATGTTCATCAATCAAAATATTAAAGCATACTTATGCACATTTTTCAGTATATTAATGTGGGGTATTACTTTTATTTCTACAAAAATATTATTAAGAGATTTCTCCCCTATAGAGATACTTTTCAGCAGGTTTTTATTAGGATTTGCTTTACTCTTAATAATATACCGTAAAAATAATAAAATACATACAAAGAAAGAAGAAATATTATTTGCTCTTACAGGATTAAGCGGAATAACACTTTATTATTTATTTGAAAATATAGCATTAAACTATTCTTTGGCATCAAATGTTGGTATCTTAGTTGCTATAGGTCCATTATTTACAGGAATATTCGCATCAGTATTTTTAAAAGAAAAACTAAAAATTAATTTCTTTATAGGATTCATATTTGCTATAATCGGTATATTTGTGATAGCATTCAATGGAAAGTTTATATTAAAAATAAATCCTATAGGGGATATGTTTGCCGTATTAGCTGCTGTTATGTGGGGAATATATTCTGTATTAGTAAAAAAAATTGCAGATTTGGGATATAATTCTGTTTTAATAACTAAAAAAACTTTTATGTATGGAATAATATTTATGCTGCCTGCAATGTTATTTATGGGCTTTGATGTAAATATAAATGATTATTTAAAACCTATAAACTTAATCAATTTTTTATTTTTATCTTTTATCGCATGCACTTTATGTTTTATAACTTGGGCTTATTCCATAAAAATATTAGGTGCTGTAAGAACTAATACATATATATACTTCATACCAATAATAACTTTAATAGCTTCAAAAATCATTTTAGATGAAAATATAACTGTATTCGCTGTAGTAGGAATAGTTTTTATATTATTAGGAGTTATAATATCGCAGGCAAATATTTCATTCAAAAAAATGAATAAAATAAATACAAAAAAGATAATAAACAATCAATAA
- a CDS encoding rhodanese-like domain-containing protein, translating to MKKISLYFIISISLLFVFSCSKKPYNNVNLKKALDLMSKSTNLVLLDVRTAEEYMGGSAPNSINIDVLNTDFKSKIDLLDKNKEYIVYCRSGNRSAIASSIMATNGFLHVYNLQNVSYADFVNAILTNQN from the coding sequence ATGAAAAAGATTTCATTATATTTTATTATTTCAATATCATTATTATTTGTATTTTCATGCTCCAAAAAACCTTATAATAATGTCAATTTAAAAAAAGCATTGGATTTGATGAGTAAATCAACTAATTTAGTTTTATTAGATGTTAGAACAGCAGAAGAATATATGGGAGGAAGTGCCCCTAATTCTATTAATATTGATGTACTTAATACAGATTTCAAAAGTAAAATAGATCTTTTAGATAAAAATAAAGAATATATAGTATACTGCAGAAGCGGAAACAGATCTGCTATAGCTTCGAGTATAATGGCTACCAATGGATTTTTACATGTTTATAATTTGCAGAATGTAAGTTATGCAGATTTTGTAAATGCTATATTAACAAATCAAAATTAA
- a CDS encoding DUF3467 domain-containing protein, with the protein MKINNTKYNMKKSRSIYSNRSAIIQNDEEIVLLLGNEMRKENTVDVDTAVYLSLPSFLRLYDTLKEKIDKFREGGNLI; encoded by the coding sequence ATGAAAATAAACAATACAAAATACAATATGAAAAAATCAAGAAGCATATACAGCAATAGAAGTGCCATAATACAAAATGATGAAGAAATAGTTCTTTTGCTAGGAAATGAAATGAGAAAAGAAAATACTGTTGATGTTGACACTGCTGTATATTTATCTCTGCCTAGTTTTCTGAGACTATATGATACACTAAAAGAAAAAATTGATAAATTTAGAGAAGGGGGAAATTTAATATAA
- a CDS encoding LolA family protein yields MKKIVLFIILLSIQAHSQIMTPEKVVSMISNRFSAIKGFSANFVERNGEKVSYGNVITKNPNLFRMQYSSGGNGQSIYCNGETLWIIFPKNNVVAEQKLNYGDSGAIYTPEGIMRLTTKFNIDFYNERELVSVNSFNDSELGIAKYNSSYAANDNRKAYHMLLTSKQASVDRTGFTKIHLWVDNTGMIIRILGITTTNVPVEYLFTSIRYNPNYEDNNKDFEPEISENMQVLKDGLVPNN; encoded by the coding sequence ATGAAAAAAATTGTATTGTTTATTATATTGCTAAGTATTCAAGCTCATTCTCAAATAATGACTCCCGAAAAAGTTGTTAGTATGATATCTAATAGATTTTCTGCTATTAAAGGTTTTTCAGCTAATTTTGTAGAGAGAAATGGTGAAAAAGTATCTTACGGAAATGTTATAACTAAAAATCCTAATTTGTTTAGAATGCAGTACTCAAGCGGAGGAAATGGGCAGTCTATATACTGTAATGGAGAAACTTTATGGATAATATTTCCTAAAAATAATGTTGTGGCAGAACAGAAATTAAATTACGGTGATTCAGGTGCCATATATACTCCTGAAGGAATTATGAGACTTACTACTAAATTTAATATAGATTTTTATAATGAAAGAGAACTTGTGTCTGTAAACAGTTTTAACGATTCTGAATTGGGAATAGCTAAATATAATAGTTCTTATGCTGCAAATGATAACAGAAAGGCTTATCATATGCTTTTAACTTCAAAACAGGCCAGCGTAGACAGAACAGGTTTCACTAAAATACATTTATGGGTAGATAATACAGGTATGATTATAAGAATATTAGGAATAACAACTACAAATGTTCCAGTAGAGTATTTATTTACATCTATTAGATATAACCCTAATTATGAAGATAACAATAAGGATTTTGAACCGGAAATATCAGAAAATATGCAGGTTCTTAAAGATGGTTTAGTACCTAACAATTAA
- a CDS encoding helix-turn-helix domain-containing protein, translated as METIGQILKNAREKKGLTIEELEATTHIVARFIKALENEEFDVLPGEIYVKGFIKNLSDKLSLDADMVLERYNLQKNGIKSEQDLLKGNKSIKNIKKIKSLLKKLKTIKMLKIPKNKKLIKKQKILIQKNLLKML; from the coding sequence ATGGAAACTATAGGTCAAATATTAAAAAATGCTAGAGAAAAGAAAGGGCTTACAATAGAAGAACTTGAGGCTACTACTCATATAGTTGCAAGATTTATAAAGGCTTTAGAGAATGAGGAATTTGATGTTCTGCCGGGAGAGATATATGTAAAAGGCTTTATAAAGAATTTGAGCGATAAATTATCATTAGATGCTGATATGGTTCTTGAAAGATATAATTTGCAGAAAAACGGCATTAAGTCCGAACAGGATTTATTAAAAGGAAATAAGAGTATAAAAAATATTAAAAAAATAAAGAGCCTGTTAAAGAAATTAAAGACAATAAAGATGTTAAAGATACCAAAGAACAAGAAATTAATAAAGAAGCAAAAGATACTAATACAAAAGAATCTCTTAAAGATGTTATAA
- the rimO gene encoding 30S ribosomal protein S12 methylthiotransferase RimO yields the protein MQNIYLHSLGCEKNTVDGEHILAILQKKGFNITNNPEDADIIVINTCAFIEDSKKESIDAIFDHSMYKKYGKCKRLIVSGCMSERYKENFLEMFKEVDSAIGIYDLENILKAVEEDGFHDAKENTEYKEYGDRVNTGTKYSVYIRISDGCHANCSFCAIPGIRGDHRSRKIEDIVKEAENYAKNGAKEINLIAQETTFYGYDIYNKLALPDLLKALSKVEGIKWIRVLYQNPVVLNDEIIESFFTTDKVVPYFDIPLQHVDKNILKYMNRGTRSYKFYREMIDKIRSYNNDAVIRTSLIVGFPGETAESFKKLIKFVRNAQIDRVGVFTYSEEENTKALLINKPKMSRNRKLMLRERLMRAAIEVSEKRLERFIGRTIDVLIEKKEDDNKFIGRSIYDAPEVDGYVEVYNENTNNNINIGDIVQVAITHNTEYDLIGNVI from the coding sequence TTGCAGAATATATATTTACATAGTTTAGGATGTGAGAAGAATACTGTTGATGGAGAGCATATATTAGCCATATTACAGAAAAAAGGCTTTAATATTACTAATAATCCGGAAGATGCAGATATAATAGTTATAAATACTTGTGCTTTTATAGAGGATTCAAAGAAAGAGTCCATTGATGCTATATTTGATCATTCTATGTATAAAAAATACGGAAAATGTAAAAGGCTAATAGTATCAGGCTGTATGAGTGAAAGGTATAAAGAAAATTTTCTTGAGATGTTCAAGGAAGTTGATTCTGCTATAGGTATATATGATTTAGAGAATATATTAAAAGCCGTAGAAGAAGATGGTTTTCATGATGCAAAAGAAAATACTGAATATAAAGAGTATGGTGATAGAGTAAATACAGGCACTAAGTATAGTGTTTATATAAGAATAAGCGACGGATGTCATGCCAACTGCAGTTTTTGTGCTATACCGGGAATCAGAGGCGATCATAGAAGCAGAAAGATTGAAGATATAGTAAAAGAAGCTGAAAATTATGCCAAAAACGGAGCTAAAGAAATTAATTTAATAGCTCAGGAAACAACTTTTTACGGATATGATATATATAATAAATTAGCCTTACCGGATTTACTTAAAGCTCTTTCAAAAGTTGAAGGCATTAAGTGGATAAGAGTGCTTTATCAGAATCCAGTTGTTTTGAATGATGAGATAATAGAATCTTTTTTTACTACTGATAAAGTTGTTCCTTATTTTGATATACCTTTGCAGCATGTGGATAAAAATATATTAAAATATATGAACAGAGGAACAAGAAGCTATAAATTTTATAGGGAAATGATAGACAAAATAAGAAGCTATAATAATGATGCTGTTATAAGAACTTCTTTGATAGTCGGATTTCCGGGAGAGACTGCTGAATCATTTAAAAAGTTAATAAAGTTTGTAAGAAATGCTCAGATTGATAGGGTAGGAGTATTTACTTATTCTGAAGAGGAAAATACAAAGGCTCTTCTTATAAACAAGCCTAAAATGAGCAGAAATAGAAAATTAATGCTTAGAGAAAGACTTATGAGGGCGGCTATAGAAGTGTCTGAAAAAAGATTGGAGAGATTTATAGGAAGAACTATAGATGTATTGATAGAAAAAAAAGAAGATGATAATAAATTTATAGGCAGAAGCATATACGATGCTCCGGAAGTTGATGGATATGTTGAAGTTTATAATGAAAATACTAATAATAATATAAATATTGGCGATATAGTGCAGGTTGCTATTACTCATAATACAGAATATGATTTAATAGGCAATGTTATTTAA
- the clpX gene encoding ATP-dependent Clp protease ATP-binding subunit ClpX, with protein MKKKKQGNESSSIGKEEKKSSYANKEDAFRAYFEIVTKIVYTLNLISDRNDMTRRLSSNIDRALGYDDEMMSNNEKIVNNSNEVEILINSLKTDVKKIYSFKKYNFNIERFILEKDLDLDERFILYSVLVYTIYGDSMSAISVRRILELITLNNDIYINKYHYFDNNSKLISSGIFNLSHEPYPSSGILEITNTLITFINSRVIFAFLEKDSYSVIESIISNEEILKKYSLENKIGSKRKSSKSDILTPKEIVAQLDKTVIGQDEAKKALAVHAYLHCLRINGNKDIPFRSNILMIGPTGVGKTYLVKTLADILGLPFARADVTTLTETGYVGDDVEVVLYNLYRKANGDLEHAQHGIVFLDEVDKIAKADAHQSTTGNPSDKAVQEALLSMMNGEDIRVPEFGDRRMMHSSDGILMNTKNILFIFGGAFVGLDDIIKMRLKGESSLGFGSNAVVNKLQKNRILSQVDVKDIEKYGMIPEFIGRIPIIVTLNDLTKENLKDILTKTSESPIIKYTEFFKSIGKKLVVTAEAINFIVDKASSMNMGARSLKSIVETAMINILFNLDGVKGNTLTLTKYDIENAFSEKEFVTSGNEDDKLDNSGKNFSKESFMA; from the coding sequence ATGAAGAAAAAAAAGCAGGGAAATGAATCCAGCAGTATTGGAAAAGAAGAAAAAAAATCATCTTATGCTAATAAAGAAGATGCTTTCAGGGCATATTTTGAAATAGTTACTAAAATAGTTTATACATTGAATCTAATATCAGATAGAAATGATATGACCAGAAGACTTTCAAGTAATATTGACAGAGCTTTGGGTTATGATGATGAGATGATGTCCAATAATGAAAAAATAGTTAATAACAGTAATGAAGTTGAAATACTTATAAATTCTCTTAAGACAGATGTAAAAAAGATATATTCTTTTAAGAAGTATAATTTTAATATAGAAAGATTTATCTTAGAAAAGGATTTAGATTTAGATGAGAGATTTATTTTGTATTCTGTATTAGTTTATACTATTTACGGCGATTCTATGTCGGCTATATCTGTTAGAAGAATATTAGAGCTTATCACATTAAATAATGACATATATATAAATAAGTATCATTATTTTGATAATAATAGTAAATTAATATCAAGCGGTATATTTAATCTATCACATGAACCCTATCCTAGCAGCGGTATACTCGAAATAACAAATACATTAATAACATTTATAAATTCCAGAGTAATATTTGCATTTCTAGAGAAAGATAGTTACAGTGTTATAGAAAGTATAATCAGCAATGAAGAAATTTTAAAAAAATACTCATTAGAAAATAAAATAGGCAGTAAACGCAAATCCTCAAAATCAGATATTTTAACTCCTAAAGAAATAGTTGCTCAATTAGATAAAACAGTCATAGGTCAGGACGAAGCAAAAAAAGCATTGGCAGTACATGCCTATTTGCATTGTTTGAGAATAAACGGCAATAAAGATATACCTTTCAGATCAAATATTCTTATGATAGGACCTACAGGAGTTGGAAAAACTTATTTAGTGAAAACATTGGCAGATATATTGGGACTTCCCTTTGCCCGTGCAGATGTAACTACACTCACAGAAACAGGATATGTGGGCGATGATGTAGAGGTTGTTCTTTATAATCTTTATAGAAAAGCCAATGGCGATTTGGAGCATGCTCAACATGGCATAGTATTTTTAGATGAGGTTGATAAGATAGCAAAGGCTGATGCTCATCAATCCACTACGGGAAATCCTTCTGATAAGGCTGTACAGGAAGCACTTCTTTCTATGATGAACGGAGAGGATATAAGAGTTCCTGAATTCGGCGACAGAAGAATGATGCATTCTAGTGACGGCATACTTATGAATACTAAAAACATATTGTTCATATTCGGCGGTGCTTTTGTGGGGCTTGATGATATTATTAAGATGCGTTTGAAGGGAGAAAGCAGTTTGGGATTTGGTTCTAATGCTGTTGTAAATAAGCTGCAGAAAAATAGGATATTGAGTCAGGTTGATGTTAAAGATATAGAAAAATATGGTATGATACCGGAGTTTATAGGTAGAATTCCAATAATAGTAACATTAAATGATCTTACTAAAGAAAATTTGAAAGATATCTTGACAAAAACTTCGGAATCTCCTATTATTAAATATACTGAATTTTTTAAAAGTATAGGTAAGAAGCTAGTAGTAACTGCTGAAGCTATCAATTTTATAGTTGATAAGGCTTCCAGCATGAATATGGGTGCAAGATCTTTAAAAAGTATAGTTGAAACTGCGATGATTAATATACTTTTTAATTTAGATGGAGTAAAGGGAAATACCTTAACTCTTACTAAATATGATATAGAAAATGCATTCAGTGAGAAGGAGTTTGTAACTTCAGGCAATGAAGATGATAAATTAGATAATTCCGGCAAGAATTTTTCTAAAGAATCTTTTATGGCTTGA
- a CDS encoding RNA polymerase sigma factor: MIVTKEKELLKDYELIEAHKKGDSEALDILLTRYKNYIFNLSYRFMHNYEDAMDLTQDVLIRVYKAIDRYEERNYFKGWLYRIISNTAINMYSKAYRRESPYLEKLEIVDDKRYNTEKEYERIYLQEKIYNASTKLKGKQRDVFILRYYENYSYKEISDILNISSDSAKSNYSYALKKMKSLLEKERTLL, translated from the coding sequence ATGATAGTAACTAAAGAAAAAGAATTATTAAAAGATTATGAATTAATAGAAGCACATAAGAAAGGTGATAGTGAAGCATTGGATATTTTATTAACAAGATATAAAAATTACATATTTAATTTATCATATCGCTTTATGCATAATTACGAAGATGCTATGGATTTAACACAAGATGTATTAATACGCGTATATAAAGCAATAGACAGATATGAAGAACGCAATTATTTTAAAGGCTGGTTATATCGTATAATAAGCAATACAGCTATTAATATGTATTCTAAGGCTTATAGGAGGGAATCTCCTTATCTAGAAAAATTAGAAATAGTTGATGATAAAAGATATAATACAGAAAAAGAATATGAAAGAATATATCTTCAGGAAAAAATTTATAATGCTTCTACTAAATTAAAGGGAAAACAGAGAGATGTCTTTATATTGAGATATTATGAGAATTACTCATATAAAGAAATATCAGATATTTTGAATATATCAAGCGATTCAGCTAAGAGTAATTATTCTTATGCTCTTAAAAAAATGAAATCGCTCCTAGAAAAAGAAAGGACTCTTTTATGA
- a CDS encoding ATP-dependent Clp protease ATP-binding subunit → MFQFHLTSKAKKVIELYAQEEAKRLNHDMVTPEHILLGLLHESEALATRVLLRLKIDLDRLKLELESAMVKSSTTKVFGTLPTAPRVQKLISRSAEEARALSHNYIGTEHLLLGLLREESGTAYNVLTSMGLELTILRQEILKMLGVAGSNMSSMEQTNQEDNVKKVKTPTLDQFARDLTKMARDKALDKVIGRENEVMRVVQILSRRKKNNPILLGEPGVGKTAIVEGLAEKIVAADVPDILLKKRVLTLDLSSVVAGTKYRGEFEERIKNIVLEIKKANNIIIFIDELHTLIGAGGAEGALDAANMLKPALSRGEIQCIGATTINEYKKYIEKDGALVRRFQPINVEEPSVEDTIEILNGIKPKYEEHHKVKYTDEAITAAAVLSKRYIFERHLPDKAIDLIDEAGSRARLLNMTRPQEFKDLEKKIEELNQNKKNAVDNQNFEDAARIRDEISSLQEELSIKEEKWRGEREKIETFIEEDDIRHVISEITNIPIKRLLNSESKRLIGMEEELHQKVVGQEEAISSISKAIRRSRAGLKTSKRPLGSFIFLGPTGVGKTALAKVLSEFMFGDSDALIRIDMSEFMEKFAVSRLIGAPPGYVGYEEGGGLTEKVRRKPYSLILFDEIEKAHPDVTNILLQVLEEGQLTDNFGRKVDFSNTIIIITSNLGARDIVKGSSLGFNAVGSEKDANDIKNFALEELKQNFNPEFLNRIDDIIVFHTLSKDDLKDIINIMLKELNDAIKERNIVINLSEEAKNYIIDKGFDKKYGARSLRRAIQKEIEDYVSTEILFGNIEDGDTINVDANDGSLIFSYDKSVKAENKELSKS, encoded by the coding sequence ATGTTTCAATTTCATTTAACAAGCAAAGCAAAAAAGGTAATAGAATTATATGCTCAGGAAGAGGCTAAGAGATTAAATCATGATATGGTTACTCCTGAACATATACTTTTGGGTCTTCTGCATGAATCAGAGGCTTTGGCTACTCGTGTGTTATTGAGATTGAAAATTGATTTAGACAGACTTAAATTAGAATTAGAATCAGCTATGGTAAAATCTTCAACTACAAAAGTATTTGGAACTTTACCTACTGCTCCAAGAGTGCAGAAACTTATAAGCAGATCTGCTGAAGAAGCAAGAGCTTTAAGTCATAATTATATAGGTACTGAACATTTATTGCTTGGTCTTTTAAGAGAGGAAAGCGGCACTGCTTATAATGTACTTACAAGTATGGGGCTTGAGCTTACTATATTAAGACAAGAAATATTAAAAATGCTTGGTGTTGCCGGAAGTAATATGTCTTCTATGGAACAGACTAATCAGGAAGATAATGTTAAAAAGGTTAAAACTCCTACTTTAGATCAATTTGCCCGTGATTTAACTAAAATGGCTAGGGATAAGGCTTTGGATAAAGTTATAGGCAGAGAAAATGAAGTAATGAGAGTTGTTCAAATTCTTTCAAGGAGAAAAAAGAACAATCCTATACTTTTGGGAGAACCTGGTGTTGGAAAGACTGCTATAGTTGAAGGCTTGGCAGAGAAAATAGTTGCTGCAGATGTACCTGATATACTTCTTAAAAAACGCGTATTAACTTTAGATTTGTCTTCTGTGGTTGCTGGTACAAAATATAGAGGCGAATTTGAAGAGAGAATAAAAAATATAGTTTTAGAAATTAAAAAAGCAAATAATATAATAATATTTATAGATGAGCTTCATACATTAATAGGAGCAGGCGGTGCTGAAGGTGCTTTAGATGCTGCTAATATGTTAAAACCTGCTCTTTCTCGCGGAGAAATACAGTGTATAGGGGCTACTACAATCAATGAGTATAAAAAATATATAGAAAAAGATGGTGCTTTAGTTAGAAGATTTCAGCCTATCAATGTTGAAGAGCCTAGCGTAGAAGATACCATAGAAATTTTAAATGGAATAAAACCTAAATATGAGGAACATCATAAAGTAAAATATACTGATGAAGCTATTACTGCAGCTGCTGTATTGAGTAAAAGATATATATTTGAAAGACATTTGCCTGATAAAGCTATAGATTTAATAGATGAAGCAGGTTCAAGAGCAAGACTTCTCAATATGACAAGACCGCAGGAGTTCAAAGATTTAGAGAAGAAAATAGAAGAACTTAATCAAAATAAGAAAAATGCAGTTGATAATCAGAATTTTGAAGATGCTGCTAGAATAAGAGATGAAATTAGTTCTTTGCAGGAAGAGCTTTCAATTAAAGAAGAAAAATGGCGTGGAGAAAGAGAAAAGATAGAAACATTCATTGAAGAAGATGATATAAGACATGTTATATCTGAAATAACTAATATACCTATAAAAAGATTATTAAACTCAGAAAGCAAAAGACTTATAGGTATGGAAGAGGAACTTCATCAGAAGGTTGTAGGACAGGAAGAAGCTATATCTTCTATATCTAAAGCTATTAGAAGAAGCAGAGCAGGGCTTAAAACATCAAAAAGACCGCTTGGAAGTTTTATTTTCTTGGGACCTACAGGCGTTGGGAAGACTGCTTTAGCTAAAGTTCTTTCAGAGTTTATGTTTGGGGACAGTGATGCTCTTATCAGAATAGATATGAGTGAGTTTATGGAAAAGTTTGCTGTTAGCAGACTTATAGGAGCTCCTCCTGGATATGTAGGTTATGAAGAGGGAGGCGGACTTACTGAAAAGGTAAGAAGAAAACCTTATTCTCTTATACTTTTTGATGAAATAGAAAAAGCTCATCCGGATGTTACTAATATACTTTTGCAGGTGCTTGAGGAAGGGCAGCTTACTGATAATTTTGGAAGAAAAGTTGATTTTTCAAATACCATTATAATTATAACAAGTAATTTAGGAGCAAGAGATATTGTCAAAGGAAGTTCTTTAGGATTTAATGCCGTTGGAAGCGAAAAAGATGCTAATGATATTAAAAATTTTGCTTTGGAAGAATTAAAACAGAATTTCAATCCGGAATTTTTAAATAGAATTGATGATATTATAGTATTCCATACTCTTAGCAAAGATGATTTGAAAGATATTATTAATATAATGCTTAAAGAGCTTAATGATGCTATTAAAGAGAGAAATATTGTTATTAATTTAAGCGAAGAGGCTAAGAATTATATCATAGATAAAGGATTCGACAAGAAGTATGGTGCTAGAAGTTTGAGAAGAGCTATACAGAAAGAGATAGAGGATTATGTGAGTACTGAGATATTGTTCGGTAATATAGAAGATGGTGATACTATTAATGTTGATGCTAATGATGGCTCTTTGATATTTTCTTATGACAAGTCAGTTAAGGCGGAAAATAAGGAATTATCTAAAAGTTAG